One part of the Humulus lupulus chromosome 9, drHumLupu1.1, whole genome shotgun sequence genome encodes these proteins:
- the LOC133801415 gene encoding laccase-17-like, giving the protein MASSSSYISSSSSSAAAAIFKAVFCTILLCVLPQLAHAKHTGITRHYKFDIKLQNVTRLCKTKSILTVNGKFPGPRIIAREGDRLLIKVANHVQNNVTLHWHGIRQLRSGWADGPAYITQCPIQTGQTYMYNFTIIGQRGTLFWHAHISWLRATIYGPIVILPKRHVPYPFPQPFKEVPIIFGEWWKANTETIISQALQTGSGPNVSDAYTINGLPGPLYSCSAKDTFKLKVKPGKTYLLRLINAALNDELFFSVANHSLTVVEADAVYVKPFRTQTVLITPGQTTNVLLRTKLKAPNATFAMAARPYATGPAALDNSTAMGLLEYEMASGPNHNNSKNMNKKKLPLLKPVLPKINDTSFSFKYSQKIRSLANAKFPANVPKTVNRRFFFTVGLGLSTCSKSQRCTNNTQVLAAINNVSFVQPNTALLQAHFFNKTKGVYTTDFPTNPPFKFNYTGNPPSNLMLNTGTKVVVLPYKTSVELVLQDTSVIGAENHPLHLHGFNFFVVGRGFGNFDSKKDPAKFNLVDPAERNTIGVPSGGWVAIRFLADNPGVWFMHCHLEVHTSWGLKMAWVVLDGKKPNQKLPPPPSDLPKC; this is encoded by the exons ATGGCTTCTTCTTCTAGCTacatttcatcatcatcatcatcagcaGCAGCAGCCATTTTCAAGGCTGTCTTTTGTACAATATTGTTGTGTGTGTTGCCTCAGTTGGCTCATGCAAAGCACACAGGAATCACCAGGCACTACAAGTTTGAt ATCAAGTTACAAAATGTGACAAGATTATGTAAAACAAAGAGTATTTTGACTGTGAATGGGAAGTTTCCAGGGCCTAGAATCATAGCCAGAGAAGGGGACAGGCTCTTAATCAAGGTGGCCAATCATGTTCAAAATAATGTCACCTTGCATTG GCATGGAATAAGACAGTTGAGAAGTGGATGGGCTGATGGACCTGCTTACATCACACAGTGTCCTATTCAAACAGGGCAGACATACATGTACAACTTCACTATCATTGGCCAAAGAGGCACATTGTTTTGGCATGCCCATATCTCATGGCTTAGAGCTACCATTTATGGACCAATTGTCATTCTACCCAAAAGACATGTCCCTTATCCATTCCCCCAACCCTTCAAGGAAGTCCCCATTATCTTTG GAGAATGGTGGAAGGCAAACACTGAGACAATCATCAGCCAAGCCTTGCAAACAGGGTCAGGACCAAATGTCTCAGATGCCTATACCATTAATGGTCTTCCAGGACCTTTGTATAGCTGCTCAGCTAAAG ATACATTTAAGCTAAAGGTGAAGCCAGGAAAAACCTATCTACTTCGTTTGATCAATGCTGCACTGAACGATGAACTGTTCTTCAGTGTAGCAAATCACAGCCTCACTGTGGTAGAAGCAGATGCAGTGTATGTAAAGCCATTCAGAACTCAAACTGTGCTCATCACACCAGGTCAGACCACCAATGTTCTTCTGAGAACCAAACTCAAAGCCCCAAATGCCACCTTTGCCATGGCTGCTAGGCCCTATGCCACTGGCCCAGCTGCTTTGGACAACTCCACAGCCATGGGACTGCTGGAATACGAAATGGCTTCAGGCCCAAACCACAACAACAGCAAGAATATGAATAAGAAGAAGCTTCCTCTTCTAAAGCCAGTTCTGCCTAAGAtaaacgacacgtcgttttccTTCAAATACAGCCAAAAAATACGTAGCCTGGCCAATGCAAAGTTCCCTGCTAATGTCCCCAAAACTGTCAACAGAAGGTTTTTCTTCACGGTTGGACTCGGGTTATCAACTTGCTCAAAGAGCCAAAGATGCACAAACAATACTCAGGTATTGGCAGCCATTAACAATGTGAGTTTTGTCCAGCCCAATACTGCCCTTTTGCAGGCCCATTTCTTCAACAAGACAAAAGGGGTGTATACAACAGATTTCCCAACTAACCCACCTTTTAAATTCAATTACACTGGTAACCCACCAAGTAACTTGATGTTGAACACTGGGACAAAGGTGGTTGTTTTGCCTTATAAGACTAGTGTGGAGTTGGTTTTGCAAGACACTAGTGTTATTGGGGCAGAGAATCACCCACTTCATCTACATGGATTTAATTTCTTTGTGGTGGGAAGGGGTTTTGGTAACTTTGATTCCAAAAAGGATCCTGCCAAATTCAATCTTGTTGACCCCGCTGAGAGGAACACCATTGGCGTCCCCTCCGGCGGTTGGGTTGCCATTCGATTCCTTGCCGATAATCCGG GGGTATGGTTCATGCATTGTCATTTGGAAGTACACACTAGCTGGGGCTTGAAGATGGCTTGGGTTGTCTTGGATGGAAAGAAGCCCAATCAGAAGTTGCCTCCTCCACCTTCTGACCTTCCCAAGTGCTGA
- the LOC133801416 gene encoding uncharacterized protein At5g02240, producing MAALPRVPLVISISGSTQCRKCSWVKVKASLTVPEPSTHFSYLTRSSSSSSRSTNPLRLHKSLSLSAAMADSSSPPATSTVLVTGAGGRTGQIVYKKLKESSLYVARGLVRTQESKESIGGADDLYVGDIRDEASIVPALQGVDALIILTSGVPKMKPGFDPTKGRPEFYFEEGAYPEQVDWIGQKNQIDAAKAAGVKQIVLVGSMGGTDLNHPLNKLANGNILIWKRKAEQYLADSGVPYTIIRAGGLLDKEGGVRELLVGKDDELLKTETKSVPRSDVAEVCIQALKFEESKNKAFDLASKAEGAGTPTKDFKAFFSQITTRF from the exons ATGGCAGCGCTTCCACGTGTCCCCTTGGTGATCTCAATCAGTGGTAGCACTCAATGCCGTAAATGTAGTTGGGTGAAGGTGAAAGCTTCTCTAACAGTTCCAGAACCTTCTACTCACTTCTCTTATCTCACtcgctcttcttcttcttcttctcgctCAACAAACCCTCTTCGGCTACAcaaatctctctctctttcagCTGCAATGGCGGATTCTTCTTCTCCTCCTGCTACTTCTACCGTGCTTGTTACCGGAGCTGGTGGCAGAACTG GGCAAATTGTTTACAAGAAGTTGAAGGAGTCAAGCTTGTATGTTGCAAGAGGTCTCGTAAGAACACAAGAGAGCAAGGAAAGCATTGGAGGAGCAGACGATCTCTATGTCGGCGATATAAGAGACGAAGCCAGCATTGTTCCTGCACTCCAAGGCGTTGATGCTCTTATAATATTAACTAGTGGTGTGCCAAAAATGAAACCTGGGTTTGATCCAACCAAAGGAAGGCCAGAGTTCTATTTTGAAGAGGGTGCTTATCCTGAGCAG GTTGACTGGATTGGGCAGAAGAATCAGATAGATGCCG CCAAGGCTGCTGGAGTGAAGCAAATTGTGTTAGTTGGGTCTATGGGTGGAACAGACCTAAATCATCCCTTGAACAAATTGGCCAATGGAAATATACTG ATTTGGAAGAGGAAAGCTGAGCAGTATTTGGCTGACTCTGGTGTTCCCTACACAATTATTAG GGCTGGTGGCTTGCTAGACAAAGAAGGTGGTGTTAGGGAACTGCTTGTTGGAAAAGATGATGAGCTTCTCAAGACTGAAACCAAATCCGTCCCTAGGTCCGATGTTGCAGAAGTCTGCATTCAG GCTCTGAAGTTTGAGGAGTCCAAAAACAAGGCATTTGATCTGGCATCAAAGGCTGAGGGAGCTGGGACACCAACTAAGGATTTCAAAGCCTTCTTTTCTCAGATCACTACTCGGTTTTAA